A stretch of Lathyrus oleraceus cultivar Zhongwan6 chromosome 6, CAAS_Psat_ZW6_1.0, whole genome shotgun sequence DNA encodes these proteins:
- the LOC127091854 gene encoding glutathione reductase, chloroplastic/mitochondrial, with protein sequence MNQAMATPLSLSCCSPTLTRSTLFFTKTFPFSRSFSTPLPLSTKTLISLSPPHRTFAVRAESQNGADPARQYDFDLFTIGAGSGGVRASRFASNFGASSAVCELPFSTISSDTTGGVGGTCVIRGCVPKKLLVYASKFSHEFEESNGFGWRYDSEPKHDWSSLIANKNAELQRLTGIYKNTLKNAGVKLIEGRGKIVDAHTVDVDGKLYSAKHILVSVGGRPFIPDIPGKEYAIDSDAALDLPSKPQKIAIVGGGYIALEFAGIFNGLKSEVHVFIRQKKVLRGFDEEIRDFVAENMALRGIEFHTEESPVAITKAADGSLSLKTNKGTEEGFSHIMFATGRSPNTKDLGLESVGVKVAKDGSIEVDEYSQTSVPSIWAIGDATNRVNLTPVALMEGVALAKTLFQNEPTKPDYRAIPSAVFSQPPIGGVGLTEEQAAEQYGDIDVFTANFRPMKATLSGLPDRVFMKLIVSAETNVVLGLHMCGEDAAEIAQGFAVGIKAGLTKADFDATVGIHPTAAEEFVTMRTPTRKVRKNQASQGKSDSKAKAVAGS encoded by the exons ATGAACCAAGCAATGGCTACTCCACTTTCTCTCTCTTGTTGTTCTCCAACTCTAACTCGCAGCACTCTCTTCTTcaccaaaacctttccattttcTCGCTCCTTCTCTACACCTCTCCCTCTCTCcaccaaaaccctaatttccctCTCTCCACCCCATCGCACCTTCGCCGTCCGCGCTGAATCCCAAAACGGCGCCGACCCCGCCCGCCAGTATGACTTCGACCTTTTCACCATCGGCGCTGGAAGCGGAGGCGTCCGTGCTTCCCGCTTTGCCTCCAATTTCGGCGCTTCTTCTGCTGTCTGCGAGCTCCCTTTCTCTACTATCTCCTCCGATACCACCGGTGGTGTCGGCGGCAC CTGTGTAATACGGGGATGTGTCCCTAAGAAATTGCTAGTCTATGCCTCAAAATTCTCTCATGAATTTGAAGAAAGCAATGGTTTTGGATGGAGATATGACAGTGAACCTAAGCATGACTGGAGTAGTTTGATTGCTAATAAAAACGCCGAGTTGCAGCGGCTTACTGGTATCtataagaatactttgaaaaaTGCCGGTGTTAAGTTGATTGAAGGCCGTGGAAAG ATTGTAGATGCTCACACAGTTGATGTTGATGGGAAGTTATATTCAGCGAAACACATTTTAGTTTCAGTTGGAGGTCGACCCTTCATTCCTGATATTCCTGGAAAGGAATATGCAATAGATTCAGATGCTGCCCTTGATTTACCATCAAAGCCTCAGAAGATAGCTATTGTTGGTGGGGGTTACATTGCCTTGGAGTTTGCTGGTATCTTTAATGGTTTGAAAAGTGAAGTTCATGTATTTATAAGACAAAAGAAGGTTTTGCGGGGATTTGATGAAGAG ATTAGAGATTTTGTTGCAGAAAATATGGCTCTGAGAGGTATTGAATTCCATACTGAGGAGTCTCCTGTAGCTATCACTAAGGCAGCTGATGGTTCGCTCTCTTTAAAGACCAACAAAGGTACTGAGGAAGGTTTCTCTCATATTATGTTTGCCACTGGACGCTCACCTAATACTAAG GATTTGGGCCTGGAGTCTGTTGGTGTGAAAGTGGCTAAAGATGGATCAATAGAG GTTGATGAATACTCTCAAACATCGGTTCCTTCTATTTGGGCAATTGGAGATGCTACAAATAGAGTAAATCTCACTCCAGTTGCTTTGATGGAGGGAGTGGCATTAGCAAAAACTTTGTTTCAGAATGAGCCGACAAAACCTGATTATAG GGCTATACCTTCTGCTGTGTTTTCCCAACCACCAATTGGAGGAGTTGGTCTTACAGAGGAACAG GCTGCTGAACAATATGGTGATATTGACGTTTTCACAGCAAATTTTAGGCCGATGAAGGCCACCCTCTCTGGGCTTCCAGACCGGGTTTTTATGAAACTAATAGTCTCTGCAGAAACAAATGTTGTTCTTGGATTGCACATGTGTGGAGAAGATGCTGCTGAAATTGCACAG GGGTTTGCAGTTGGTATTAAAGCTGGATTAACAAAGGCGGACTTTGATGCCACAGTAGGCATTCATCCAACTGCAGCTGAGGAATTTGTTACCATGAGGACTCCCACTAGGAAGGTTCGAAAGAACCAAGCTTCACAG GGGAAGTCAGATTCTAAAGCAAAAGCTGTGGCTGGATCTTAA